The genomic interval ACGGGTTGATTGGGCTAGCTTGTCTATGGGTTGCCTGGTGGCTCTGGCGACTCAAAAATCAACTTTCCCGAGCAGCAGACAACTTGATTGCAGCAGAAAAGGCGGTCTATCGAGTGCTTTATCGTGCACCAGAGCATATTACCAGGGGGCAAACGGGTACCCATCGGCTGCGTCGCAATCTGGCGCAGCTAGAACCGCAGTTGCAGCAGATTCAGCAATTGATGACGCTGCTCAATGTGGCTCAAGCTATCCTATTGCGTCGGTCTATTTTTTCTCAAAACTCTGGATCGCGACGACGATCGGCGGCAAGATGGTTTAGATGATTCTGGCTAAGAAAGAAGGCAGAAGGCAGAGGGCAGAAGGAGGAGTAGGAAAGGAAAAAAGATGAAAGATAGATAAAAAAACTTCCTATCCTTCACCCTCTCCCTTCCTGCCCCATCTCCCTTAGTTCTTCACCCCATACCCTACACCCCATATCCCACACCCTCCCTCTTTCCCCTAACCCCTAACCCCTAATCCCTGACACCTGACTCCCGATTTGAAATTCCCTGACTTTTGAGGCGTGAAGTCAAGGGGAATGCGGCAGAATGGTGAGGTAGAGTTTAGATAGTCCCACATTCACTAATCCTGCAATGTCAAATAGCCGTTCTGGAGCGTTTTTTGGGGGAATGTTGCTGGGTGCTGCTGTCGGCACGGTGGCTGGCATTTTAATGGCACCCCGTCCCGGTCGAGAAACCCGTCAGTTTTTGAAAAAATCTGCTGATGCTTTGCCGGAGTTAGCAGAGGATCTCTCAACCAGCGTTCAACTCCAAGCCGATCGCCTGTCGGACACGGCATTACGGAATTGGGATAGCACCCTGGTTCGCCTGCGGGAGGCGATCGCGGCGGGGATGGAAGCGACCCAACGGGCACGCCAGGAAGAAGACGCAGCAGAGATTGAAATGCCCCCCCAACCTGACCAGCCTGCCCACGATAATTTGCTCTAAACAACTGCCTGTGACCGATCCCCTTTTCTGGCTAGTCCTGTCTCTTCTATTTGTTACCGCCAGTCTGACGATTGTGCTGGCGGTGGCAATTCCTACATTGAGGGAACTGGCACGGGCTGCCCGCAGTGCCGAAAAGCTGTTTGACACTCTGCGGCGAGAATTTCCCCCCACTTTAGAAGCAATTCGGCTCACTGGATTAGAGATTAGCGACCTGACCGATGATGTGAGTGAAGGGGTTCAAAGTGCTGGCAATGTTGTCAAGCAGGTTGACCAGAGTTTGAGTAATGTTCGCAACCAGGCACAGAAGGTTCAGTCTGGGACTCGCAGCGTCGTTGTGGGGGTTAAGGCTGCCTGGAAAGCATTCATGCGATCGCAAAAACCTCCCAGCAACCGTCGGCCACCGGATCGGCTCCCTCCTGCCCGACCCGATTTGGAATTGGGTACCGGATTGCCCACTTCCGTAGAACAACGCCTGGGCGATCGCCAACCTTTGCCAGAAGAGATGCCTCCCCCCCAAAATTCATTCATTTCTACCCAGGATGGTTTGGAGCATGTGACGGATAACGCCGCTCACGAACGATAGGATTGAGTCAGGGCACCTGACACCTGACACCTGACACCTGACACCTGCTCTATGTCCGAACTGGCTCCAAATCTAGGAACTCCTGACGACGCGAGTGAACTCACCCAGGAATGGGATGAGGCGATTTTTGGTTTTGATGACATTCAGGCAGAACTCAATTACAAGCAGGCTCAAAGTGCGCTGCGCGATCTGGTCGAGAATTTAGATTTAACTCCCCAGGAACGGCGGGGATTGGAATCGGAGATTGGCAGTCTGGAATCAATGCTGGACAAGCTCGATCGCCAGGTGGTTCATATTGCGGTTTTTGGCATGGTTGGCAGGGGAAAATCCTCTCTGCTCAACGCTTTGCTGGGTGATCAAGTGTTTGAAACAGGCCCGATTCATGGAGTTACTCGCACCGACCAGCGTGCCAGTTGGGAAATTACCCGCGAAGCTGTAGAGGGCAGCGATCGCTCCCTGTTTCGGGTCAAATTACCCAGTGCAGGCAACTCCCATGTCGAACTGATTGATACTCCTGGAATTGACGAAGTAGACGGCGAAGCGCGGGAAGCGTTGGCAAGGCAGATTGCCAAACAGGCAGACCTGATCCTATTCCTGGTTGCAGGCGACATGACCAAGGTGGAATACCAGGCGTTGTCGGAATTGCGGGAAGCGAGCAAGCCGATCCTGCTGGTGTTTAACAAGATTGACCAGTTTCCAGACGCCGATCGGCTCGCCATCTATCACAAAATCCGTGATGAACGGGTGCGGGAATTGCTCTCGCCCGATGAAATTGTGATGGCAGCCGCTTCCCCTCTGGTTGCCAGGGCAGTTCGGCGTCCCGATGGCACCAGGGCAGCCCAGTTAAGCACCGGGAAACCCCAAATTGAGGAATTGAAGCTAAAAATTCTGGAAATTTTGCATCGGGAAGGAAAATCCCTGGTTGCCCTCAATTCCATGCTCTATGCCGATGATGTGAATGAGCAATTAGTCCAGCGCAAGATGGACATCCGTGAGCAGAGCGCCAATCGGATCATCTGGAACGGGGTGATGACCAAGGCAGTGGCGATCGCCCTCAATCCGATTACGGTCGTCGATATCGTGAGCAGTGCCGTTATCGATGTAGCGATGATCCTGACCCTTTCCCGACTCTATGGAATTCCCATGACGCGTCAGGGAGCGGTGGGTTTATTGCAAAAAATTGGCATTGCGATGGGCGGAATTACCGCCAGCGAACTGCTGGCAAACCTGGGGTTGAGTTCCCTTAAGGGGTTATTAGGGTTGTCGGCTCCGGCAACTGGCGGTGCTTCCCTGGCTGCCTATGCCTCGGTTGCTCTGACCCAGGCAGGGGTTGCTGGCGTTTCTTCCTACGGGATTGGGCAGGTGACAAAAGCCTACCTCGCGAACGATGCCTCCTGGGGACCTGACGGACCCAAAGCTGTCGTGACCCGTATCCTTGCATCCCTGGATGAAACCTCCATTCTGAACCGAATCAAAGACGAACTCCGCGCCAAAATCGATCTGAGTCGCCGCAGATCGAAAACTGGTTAATAGAGGTTATGCCAGAATGACACTAACTCAAGAAATTTTAGATCCCCGGATTCTTCGAGAATCCGAGGATCTGAGCGCTTAATTTTTGCTTATTTCAGTGCCATTCGGTTATGCCATGCTATTGAATTGAATAGGGTTTTCCAGCTTTTAACATGGTTCAAACCATTTCCATTTCTGAAAAGATAACCTTAAAGTATCTCCGCGATCGCTTCAACTTACAGCGAATTGAAGACGAATCGTTTTTTTCAGAATGGAGCATTTCGCTACCAGAATTGAATCAGGCAGATCGGGCTTTTTTAGAACGGGTGCGATCGCGGTTTTTCTATCAACTTGATGAGGGAGCGCTGTTGGAAGGGGGCGTAAAAATGATGATTATGGCTCCCTTGTTGGATATAGCTGGTTTTTATGATCCTCCCTTTAAGACCCGATTTGAGCCAGCAGTCAGTTTAGAAATTGAAACGGAAGCAGAAATATTACAGGGACGAATCGATGCGTTGGTTGTACAAAACCAATTCTGGGTTTGGGTGCTGGAAGCAAAACGCACAACTTTTTCCCTGGGGTTAGGCATTCCTCAAGCCCTGGCATACATGTTAAACAATCCAACTTTACAACAGCCAACCTTTGGAATCTTAACCGGGGGCGAAGACTTCATCTTCATCAAGCTAGTGCAGCAACCGCAACCCATGTACGCTCTGTCTTACAAGTTCAGCATTTTAAATGCTGGAGATTTGGACAAAGTACTTCAAATCATGCGCCGCATTGGGGAATCAATTACAACAGAAACTTAAGCTTTTAACCTTATTGTGATTGTTTTTGGTGTTTTTTTAATCTCAAACACCCCAGTAGCTTGAACCAGGCTGCTTAGCTTTTTGTACCCATAATTTCTTGGATCAAAGGATGGAGATAATTTGGTTATTTGTGTTCCAAACGGACCTAAGTGCAACCACTCATCTTCTTCTGCTATATCCTCATAAGCCTTTTTGAGAAGTTTGATGAGCTTGGTATCAATTTTAATTTTTTGCTCTTCATCGGCTTGCCTCTCAATAGCAGAAGTATTTATAGAAGTGATTTTATCTCGTGCATTAGCTGTGTTGCCAATTTTCTCAAAATCTCCTTTCAACTTATAGACACTTGTTCCATCCTCCAATCGTCCCAAAATATCAATATAAACAAATTTATCGCATGCACTAATGAATCCTTGAGGGGTTTTCCTTTCACCAAAACCATAAACGAGTAATCCAAATTCTCTAATTCGAGTTGCTAATCTTGTGAAATCACTATCACTTGAAACAATGCAGAAACCATCAAAATTTTGGCTATAAAGTAGATCCATTGCATCAATAATCAAAGCGCTATCAGTTGCATTTTTTCCACTTGTATAACTGAATTGTTGAATCGGCTGTATTGCAAAGTCAATTAATTTTGATTTCCACTTTAATAATTGTGGATTAGTCCAATCACCATAAATTCGTTTGACATGTGCGGTTCCATATTTAGCGACTTCATTTAGAAAAGGCTCCAACAAATCAGCACTAATATTTTCTGCATCAATCAATACAGCAAGTCTGTTTAATCTAGATTGAGTTTCATCTCTCATAACTGCAATTAAGAATTAAAAGTTGAGAATTAAAAATTCATACCTAAATAAACACTAATGGCTTGTCCTTCAACGGTGCAAAGGCTGCGGCATCAAATCGGTAAAGGCTGGCGGGTCGTCCTGCGCCCCTGGAGACTTTGACTCCGGTATCTTCCAGGAACCCCAACTTAAGCAAGCGCGATCGAAAATTGGAATAGTCAGAGAAATTTTCACCCAAAACAGTGGTGTACAGCTGGTAAAGGTCGCTAAGCGTAAACAGTTCGGGTAGCACTTCAAAGGCAACGGGGCTATATTCCAACTTGTTTCGCAGGCGGCGATGCCCATATTCCAAAATTTTGTTGTGATCAAAGGCAAGAGCAGGAACCTGATCGAGGGAATACCAGGCAATTCCGCTGACCCCGTCGGCAATCAGTTCTGCTTCGGCAAACCGCACCAGGGCAAAGTAGCTGACAGAGAGATAGCGGGAACTATGACCCGCTTTACGGGGAATTCGATCGGGATCTCCAAAAGTATAAAGCTGCTCCACGATATAGATTTTTCACCCGAATTTTTTCTGCCAAGATCCGGTAGGCAGCGTCTTCCAGGGATTCTCCTTTTTGCACCAGTGTTCCCGGAAAACTCCATTGCCCCAGAAAAGGTTCCTCCTGTCGCATCACCAGCAACACCAACAGTCGATTTTGGGCAGTATCGACCGAGAAGATCACATTCTCAACCCCAACCCTGAAGTCAGCGAGAGGTTTGCGATCTAACGGATCGGCTGTTTTTCTCTGGCGTTGTCCTGCCATGCGTATAGGTGTTCCCGGTGAATGTAGGCTGCGATCGGTGGCGTTAACCCCTCGGTTTCCCCCCCTTCACGATACGCGGTAGATGAGATATCTGGACCTGTCAGATCGGCGATCGTCACCCTCGCCCCCCTCCGCCTCAATTCTGCCAGAGCGGAGTCATTTACAGGATATCCGGGGCGGGGAATAACCAGTAAATCTACCTGCTCCAACACCTCATCAATGCGATACCAGTTGGGTAGCTGGAAGATCAGGTCCGACCCGATGACAAACGTCAGTTTTGCATCTTTCCAGCGCTGACTGGCAATCTCCAGGGTGTGATAGGTGCGAGGGCAGCCCAGCGTCGGATCAAGGTGGATATTATGTCGTGCAGGTTGAATCTCATCAATCAACAGTTGCAGCATCGCTATCCGATGGCTCAAGGATGTGGGATGGGACTTAAAAGGATTATCTGACGCCCAAACTGACACCCAGTCAAAATGCCAGGACAACCAGGTCAAGATTGCCTGATGTCCCGTGGTCGGTGGGTCTGCGCTGGTACCAAAGAGAGCGATGTTGGGCATGGAGGGAAGGGGGGAGGAAGTAGGTGTCAGGTGGTAGGGAGATAGGGGAGATGAAGGGGAAGATGGGGAAGGGGGGGGGAGGAGTTGGCAGTGAACAAGGAATAGGGAATAGGGAATAGGGAATAGGGAACAGTGCTTTACCCAAGGCTGATAACTGATAACTGATAACTGGAGACTGAGACCTACCACCTACCACCTACCACCTTTTTCGTGTTTTCTGCGTCAAAGCCACCAGTTCTGCTGATGGTTCGATGGGGGGGGAGGTGGGCTGCTGAATTTGGCGGGTTTGGGCCGGGAGGCTGGTGATTGATCGTGCTGTACGCTCAGCGATCGCATCCAGAGGTTCGGAAAATTGGGTGCGTTGTCCCTGTTTCATTACCAATTGCAACAAGGAGTGCTGATCTTGGGGGGATTCGGTAATTAAACCAAGCCGATCGCCCTGAACCAGACCGTTCTCATAGCGACGGAAGATTTGTTTTCGTCCGGGATAGGTGGTTTTGCCGCTCGCTTCTTTCATCACCGGAATGCCGTTAATTTCAACCAACTTGTAAACACCATTGACGGGTGAACCTGTTACCAACTGGGTGCCCAATCCGTAACCATCAATGCAGGCTCCAGCCGCTTTTAACTCCGCAATTTTGTACTCATCCAGATCACCGCTGGCAAAGATGGGAATGTCGGGCAAAATTTTTCGCACCTGTTGGGAAAGGGAGAGTAAATCGCCTGAATCAATTCGCACCCCAGATAGGTGCATCTCGCCAGCCTGGAGCTTGGCAGCAATTTGGTGAGCGGCAGCGATCGTGTCATAGGTATCAATTAATAGGGGTGCACTGGGGAAGTAGCGATGAAAAGCGGTAAACGCTTCGGCTTCGCTGCCTTCCGTTGCTGCCAGTGCCATCACCAGGGAATGAGCCATTGTGCCAACCGGTTCCCGCCCCAATTTGACCGCAGCCAGCACATTCGAGGTCGCATCCAGACCGGATGCCAGCGCCGATCGAGCCGCCCAAAGGGATGCCTGGGGGCTGAATGCCCGCCGCGTACCAAACTCAAACAGGGTTGCCTCCGGTCCTGCTACATCGCGCAAACGAGCCGCACGGGTAGCAATCAGCGTCTGATAGTTCAGGGTATTGAGCACGTAGGTTTCAGCAATTTGTGCCTGCCAGAGCGGTGCTTCGATGCGCAGCAGTGGTTCGTTGGCAAATACAGCGGTTCCCTCCGGCACTGCCCAGACATCGCCTGTAAAGCTTGCGTTTGCCAAAAGTGCCCAGAATTGTTCTGGTGCATGGGCAAAAATTCCGGTGTCCTGGAGTGCTTTAATTTGCTCTGAACCAAAGTGAAAATGCTCCAGGTAATCCAGTGCTTGCTCCAGTCCCATTGCAATCAAATACCCAAAGTCCTGCGGTAAGCGACGGGTAAACAATTCAAAGCTGGCTTGCTGCTGATCCAACTCTTCGCCAACGTAGCAGGCGGTCATTGTCAGTTGGTAAAGATCGGTCAGCAACCCGTACTCCGCCGAAGTCAGGTTCAGCATCAGATTTTCCTGCCGCTCTAAGGTTGCATGGGTGGAATTGGTATTCAGTAGATCTACAAGAGCGCCCATCGGGTGGTTCAATGAGTAATGTAGTTTTCCAATTATAGTTAAAGAAACCAAAATTCGGTAGTCATAAAGATTAAATTCAGAATTGACGCAAAATTCTTGGCTTCTATACGCGATAGTTTACGTTGCTCGAACTTCTTACCAGAAACTGAATATCAAAACACCTTATACCCAAGATCACAGATCTGGCTGCGATCGTCTCTTTGATCTCAAAAGTCCTTTAAGAAGCAGAAACATTCCGAGCTTTCCCTGCTCCCGCAGCAAATCAATTATAGTGATTTTTATTAAAATTCGGTGTTTCTATCGTGTATTCAAGGAGTGTTACTTTGCCCCACTCCTTGACCCGCAAACAGTATCTACAACAGATATGTGATTAGATCGCAAATTTCTTAGGAATGTTACTAAGGATCTCGAATTAAATCATATCGGCAATTCCAGGCGTAAGGGCTTGGCATTCGGCAAATAGGATTCTTTCATCTTTTCGAGACGGAGAAGAGTTGGAGTCGTCAATCCAATATTTCAGATGACACAGAATTAATTGCTCCTAGGAAAGGAATTCAGGATCGATTCGGATCAACTTCTGCTAGAATACTCAAGCAAAATTCCTTCTTGCCGCTTTCTCTTCTCCTGATGCAGTCATGAGTGTTGAACAAAAAATTGATCAGATGGACAGCAAAATAGAAATCCTCATTGATCAGGTTGGCAGAATGACCGAGGGCATCACTGAAATGCGAATCGCGATGAGAGAGGAAAACGCCGCTCTGCGAGCAACGATGAGAGAGGAAAACGCCGCTCTGCGAGCAACAATGAAAGAGGAAAACGCCGCTCTGCGAGCAACGATGAAAGAGGGTTTTGATGACTTAAAGGCAACGACTGAGCGGCAAGCTAAGAATATTGAGCAGCTAGCAACTGTTGCGGCTGCTTTAGCGGCAACGACCGATCGCCAGTCCAAAATATTGGAACAGATGTTGCGGCAACCAAAAAGGTAAGCGATATGACCGATGCAGGTCGCAGGTAATAGGGCTGAGACAACTCATATAACTGGGTTTAACGGCTCTGGCTGAATCTGCACCTTATCGCCGTTTTCATTTGCATTCACCACACCCTACACCCCACACCCCACACCCCAATTCACAAGTTGTAGCTGATTGATTTGAAAATCGCTGTAATTTAGTTCCCATGCCAAGAACAATTGACTTACCCTGTGCGTCGGTATTTCTATCCTATTTCAGGCAATGCTGGACACATGGGTTCTCTACTACTTGCAGTATTTAAAGCACCTCAACCCACCAGGGGTGTTGCAATTGCGTCGTTGCTCTTTTTAGTGAGTTGCTCAAAAGTTGATCTAGAAGTATTTCAGGTCACATCCTCCCCAACCCAGCCCGCTTCTCCTGCTGTCCCATCCGTTCAGCAAATTAACGATCGCAGCCTGGTTCAGACCATTCCTTTGTCGGAAACTCTGGTGATTCCAGGGGAGCGGGTTGGCCCCGTTACCCGCAATACGAGTCGAGAAGAGTTATCGAAGATGTTTGGCACTGCCCGTTTGCACGATCGCACCCTTTCCGACCCTGAAGGGATGGACACCTATCCTGCCACCACAGTCGATCTGGGTTCTAAGCAATCCTTCACGGTAATTTGGAAAGATGCAACCCAGACCCGTCCAGCCTATGTGCGCGACCTTGGTTCTGACTGGCAAACTCCCGAAGGAATTAGCATCGGAACATCTTTTGCTGACCTCCGCAAACAGTTGGGTGAGTTTCAGCTTTACGGACTCGATTGGGACTATGGCGGTTCAGTTACCCTCCTGGGCACCAAACTCTCCCAATACTACGGAAAACTGACTCTACAGGTAAAAGCAGATCCTAATGCCGCTAAAAAATTTCCAAAAGATTATCGAGCAGTGATTGGCGATCGGCGATTCTCTTCCACTAACCCCCACTGGAAGCGACTGGGAATGCATATTGCTGAAATAACTGTGGTGCTGAATTAAGGCAGATGGCAGGGGATAAGGATGAAGGATGAAGGATGAAAGGAAGGCAGAGGGCAGAGGGCAGAGGGCAGAGGGCAGAAGGTAAGGGGATGGGGAAGATGATGAGATGAGGGGATGGGGTGAAGCGGTGGAGGATGAGAATCAGTTTTTTTATCCTTTATCCCTTATCCTTTATCCCTGATCCCTAACTCCTAACTCCTAACTCCTACCTCCTACCCCAAATTCCCGCCAATCGCCCCTAGCGCAAGCGGGATATTGTGATTGGTAGGGGCTGGAGCGCTTACCGAATAGGGTATAACGATTGTCGCGCACCTGTTCGTAGATGCGATCGCCCGTCCACTTAACTCCTGGCATTGCCCGGTAGGCTTTCACAAATAGATCGCCAAGCGGTAACAAGCGTCCAATTTCCTCTGCCGCATCACTTCCCTGCCAGCGTTGTTCAGGGAAATCGGCATTGATCAAAATCATCCCCATTTCACAATCCTGAGGAGTAATGCCCCACTGATTCAGAGTGGATTGATCCTGCATCGGGGTGTACTGAAACTTCTCCCCCCGATCCAGCGTTTCCAGAAGCTGAACCAACGAGACACAAAGGTTGCAATGGCTGTCGTAGATTACGAAGTAGGTCATAAGAGAAGTGGTAGGTGGTAGGTGGTAGGTAAGAGTGTTGAGTCGGAAGAGGGAGAGGGGGGATTATGAATTATGAATTGGTCATTCGTCATTCGTCATTCGTCATTTGTATCTACCACCTGACACCTGACACCTACCACCTACCACCTATTCCCTGAATTCTAACAACAATGGTGCTTTCAGTTACAGTTGCGGGTTTGCAGGTAGTCAAGAATGGGAGACTAAGTAATTTCTGGTCGCTTCCGGGCTGGGTTCTAGAGCAATGAAACCTCGCATTATTGTTTGTGGTTTGGGTCCAACAGGTTACAACATTCTCTGTTTGCTGCGGCAGCAGGGAGCAGATGTGGTGGGCATTCACAATCAACCGATTCCGGGGGAAGACAAGGATGTACTTGTTGGCGATGGGCGATCGGCGGCAACGCTTTTAGCAGCGGGTATTCGGGAGGCGCAGGCAATTGTTTTGGCCGATCGGGAAGATGGGGTGAATCTGGCAGTACTGATGCAGGCACGGGTACTCAATCCCCGCATCCGAATCGTGAATCGTTTGTTTAACACCAGCCTGGGCGATCGTCTCGACAATACCCTGCCCGACCATATCACCATGAGTGTGGCAGCGTTAGCTGCGCCCATTTTTGCTTTTGCTGCATTGGGCAATGCAGCGATCGGGCAGTTGCGGTTGTTTAACCAGACCTGGCCGATTCACGAGGAATATATAGAGGAAGGACATCCCTGGTGCGGGCGCAAGCTAAGTGAGCTGTGGGATGACCGCGATCGCATGTTGATTTACTATTTGCCCGTTGATAGTCGCGTTGATTTGGTGACTGCTGTTACCAGAGGCATGTATTTACAGGTAGGCGATCGGCTCATTATTGGCACCAAACCCAGTGTGCGGCAGACCCAGCGATCGCTGACCCGCAAACTTTCCAAGCTGGCACTGGGGTTAAAATATCTCCGGCAGCATAGCCGTCCCCTGCTAGCAGGAACGATGCTGCTGCTGGCAGTTATCTTTATCAGCACACTCACTTATATCTCTTCCGTCTTACATGCCTCTCCGATTGATGCCCTCTATTTTTCTGTTGGCATCATTACAGGTGCGGGGGCAAACGATATCGGCGTCGATCGCGCTCCTGCAAGCCTGAAGCTATTTACCGTGATTACCATGTTGGTGGGTGCTGCCATCATTGGTTTGTCCTACGCGCTTCTAAACGACTTTGTTTTGGGCACCCGCTTCGATCGCTTCTGGGACGCTGCCCGCCTGCCGCAACGGGGGCACTTTATCGTTTGTGGGTTGGGTGGAGTTGGGGTTCAAATTGTCAGCCACCTCTGTAGCTATGGACATGAAGTGGTAGTGATCGAACAAGACCCCCATTGCCGTTTTCTCAACACGGTGCGGGCAATGAAAATTCCTGTGATTCAGGGAGATGCCAGCCTCCCCGCCACCCTTGCAGCCGCCCATTTTGAGCAAGCACAGGCACTGCTGGCAGTGACCAGCAACGACATGGCGAATCTGGAAATTGCCCTTAACGCCAAAGGGCTAAATCCAAAATCGTCTGTGATTGTGCGTTACCAGGACCCAGAGTTTGCCCACATGGCACAAAAGGTATTTGAGTTCGAGGCAGTTTTTAGCCCAGCGGAACTGGTTGCCCCCGCCTTTACTGCGGCAGCGTTAGGTGGGCGCATCCTGGGGAACGGAATGACCGCAGATAGCCTCTGGGTTGCCCTTGCCACCGTGATTACCCCCGGACATCCTTTCTGTGGGCTACGGGTACAGGAGATTGCAACAGAAGCAGACTGCGTACCTTTGTACGTCGTGACCCGTTGCCAAACCATTCATGGTTGGGATTTGCTCGATATTTGTTTGAGTGCCGGAGATGTTTTGTACCTGACCATGCCTGCCAGCCAATTGGAGTTGTTGTGGCGTTCCGTTGCTTCCCCCTATGCCACCTCCGTTGAAATGGGCAGCAAAGGATAGGACAAGGTTCTGCCTCCCCTTTGATTCATCGGATGCCATCTGCCGACCCACAAACCGGCTTGACATTCAAAAATTTTGTCGGTTATATTAGAGCAAGCGCTCGATATAAATAAGCCGACGCCCAAAACCCAGTGCCGAACAATGCCTAAACCGAACAATGCCTAAAATTGTTGATTCAG from Kovacikia minuta CCNUW1 carries:
- a CDS encoding YtxH domain-containing protein; this translates as MSNSRSGAFFGGMLLGAAVGTVAGILMAPRPGRETRQFLKKSADALPELAEDLSTSVQLQADRLSDTALRNWDSTLVRLREAIAAGMEATQRARQEEDAAEIEMPPQPDQPAHDNLL
- a CDS encoding GTP-binding protein, coding for MSELAPNLGTPDDASELTQEWDEAIFGFDDIQAELNYKQAQSALRDLVENLDLTPQERRGLESEIGSLESMLDKLDRQVVHIAVFGMVGRGKSSLLNALLGDQVFETGPIHGVTRTDQRASWEITREAVEGSDRSLFRVKLPSAGNSHVELIDTPGIDEVDGEAREALARQIAKQADLILFLVAGDMTKVEYQALSELREASKPILLVFNKIDQFPDADRLAIYHKIRDERVRELLSPDEIVMAAASPLVARAVRRPDGTRAAQLSTGKPQIEELKLKILEILHREGKSLVALNSMLYADDVNEQLVQRKMDIREQSANRIIWNGVMTKAVAIALNPITVVDIVSSAVIDVAMILTLSRLYGIPMTRQGAVGLLQKIGIAMGGITASELLANLGLSSLKGLLGLSAPATGGASLAAYASVALTQAGVAGVSSYGIGQVTKAYLANDASWGPDGPKAVVTRILASLDETSILNRIKDELRAKIDLSRRRSKTG
- a CDS encoding restriction endonuclease subunit R, which gives rise to MVQTISISEKITLKYLRDRFNLQRIEDESFFSEWSISLPELNQADRAFLERVRSRFFYQLDEGALLEGGVKMMIMAPLLDIAGFYDPPFKTRFEPAVSLEIETEAEILQGRIDALVVQNQFWVWVLEAKRTTFSLGLGIPQALAYMLNNPTLQQPTFGILTGGEDFIFIKLVQQPQPMYALSYKFSILNAGDLDKVLQIMRRIGESITTET
- a CDS encoding NYN domain-containing protein; protein product: MRDETQSRLNRLAVLIDAENISADLLEPFLNEVAKYGTAHVKRIYGDWTNPQLLKWKSKLIDFAIQPIQQFSYTSGKNATDSALIIDAMDLLYSQNFDGFCIVSSDSDFTRLATRIREFGLLVYGFGERKTPQGFISACDKFVYIDILGRLEDGTSVYKLKGDFEKIGNTANARDKITSINTSAIERQADEEQKIKIDTKLIKLLKKAYEDIAEEDEWLHLGPFGTQITKLSPSFDPRNYGYKKLSSLVQATGVFEIKKTPKTITIRLKA
- a CDS encoding NUDIX hydrolase → MEQLYTFGDPDRIPRKAGHSSRYLSVSYFALVRFAEAELIADGVSGIAWYSLDQVPALAFDHNKILEYGHRRLRNKLEYSPVAFEVLPELFTLSDLYQLYTTVLGENFSDYSNFRSRLLKLGFLEDTGVKVSRGAGRPASLYRFDAAAFAPLKDKPLVFI
- a CDS encoding NUDIX domain-containing protein, with the translated sequence MAGQRQRKTADPLDRKPLADFRVGVENVIFSVDTAQNRLLVLLVMRQEEPFLGQWSFPGTLVQKGESLEDAAYRILAEKIRVKNLYRGAALYFWRSRSNSP
- a CDS encoding nicotinate-nucleotide adenylyltransferase — protein: MPNIALFGTSADPPTTGHQAILTWLSWHFDWVSVWASDNPFKSHPTSLSHRIAMLQLLIDEIQPARHNIHLDPTLGCPRTYHTLEIASQRWKDAKLTFVIGSDLIFQLPNWYRIDEVLEQVDLLVIPRPGYPVNDSALAELRRRGARVTIADLTGPDISSTAYREGGETEGLTPPIAAYIHREHLYAWQDNAREKQPIR
- a CDS encoding nicotinate phosphoribosyltransferase — translated: MGALVDLLNTNSTHATLERQENLMLNLTSAEYGLLTDLYQLTMTACYVGEELDQQQASFELFTRRLPQDFGYLIAMGLEQALDYLEHFHFGSEQIKALQDTGIFAHAPEQFWALLANASFTGDVWAVPEGTAVFANEPLLRIEAPLWQAQIAETYVLNTLNYQTLIATRAARLRDVAGPEATLFEFGTRRAFSPQASLWAARSALASGLDATSNVLAAVKLGREPVGTMAHSLVMALAATEGSEAEAFTAFHRYFPSAPLLIDTYDTIAAAHQIAAKLQAGEMHLSGVRIDSGDLLSLSQQVRKILPDIPIFASGDLDEYKIAELKAAGACIDGYGLGTQLVTGSPVNGVYKLVEINGIPVMKEASGKTTYPGRKQIFRRYENGLVQGDRLGLITESPQDQHSLLQLVMKQGQRTQFSEPLDAIAERTARSITSLPAQTRQIQQPTSPPIEPSAELVALTQKTRKRW
- a CDS encoding thiol-disulfide oxidoreductase DCC family protein is translated as MTYFVIYDSHCNLCVSLVQLLETLDRGEKFQYTPMQDQSTLNQWGITPQDCEMGMILINADFPEQRWQGSDAAEEIGRLLPLGDLFVKAYRAMPGVKWTGDRIYEQVRDNRYTLFGKRSSPYQSQYPACARGDWREFGVGGRS
- a CDS encoding potassium channel family protein yields the protein MKPRIIVCGLGPTGYNILCLLRQQGADVVGIHNQPIPGEDKDVLVGDGRSAATLLAAGIREAQAIVLADREDGVNLAVLMQARVLNPRIRIVNRLFNTSLGDRLDNTLPDHITMSVAALAAPIFAFAALGNAAIGQLRLFNQTWPIHEEYIEEGHPWCGRKLSELWDDRDRMLIYYLPVDSRVDLVTAVTRGMYLQVGDRLIIGTKPSVRQTQRSLTRKLSKLALGLKYLRQHSRPLLAGTMLLLAVIFISTLTYISSVLHASPIDALYFSVGIITGAGANDIGVDRAPASLKLFTVITMLVGAAIIGLSYALLNDFVLGTRFDRFWDAARLPQRGHFIVCGLGGVGVQIVSHLCSYGHEVVVIEQDPHCRFLNTVRAMKIPVIQGDASLPATLAAAHFEQAQALLAVTSNDMANLEIALNAKGLNPKSSVIVRYQDPEFAHMAQKVFEFEAVFSPAELVAPAFTAAALGGRILGNGMTADSLWVALATVITPGHPFCGLRVQEIATEADCVPLYVVTRCQTIHGWDLLDICLSAGDVLYLTMPASQLELLWRSVASPYATSVEMGSKG